One genomic region from Nymphaea colorata isolate Beijing-Zhang1983 chromosome 12, ASM883128v2, whole genome shotgun sequence encodes:
- the LOC116265828 gene encoding glycine-rich protein 5-like encodes MEDTDDIEDDDNSNVDDDWYNYDDDYSRYDGYDDWYNYEDDDEEEGGGFGGSAGLGGGWFGGGGKLGGLGGSFGGGAGVGGWLGGGGSRGFRGGGGLSGLGGGFGGGAGGGLGGGLP; translated from the exons atggaagatACTGATGACATTGAGGATGATGATAACTCTAATGTTGACGATGACTGGTAtaatt ATGATGATGACTATAGTCGTTATGATGGTTATGACGACTGGTATAATtatgaagatgacgatgaagaagaaggtggaggcttTGGTGGCAGTGCTGGACTAGGTGGTGGATGGTTCGGTGGTGGTGGCAAACTTGGTGGCCTTGGCGGTAGCTTTGGTGGTGGAGCTGGTGTAGGAGGTTGGCTAGGTGGAGGTGGCAGTCGTGGTTTTCGTGGAGGCGGTGGGCTCAGTGGCCTAGGCGGAGGATttggtggtggtgctggtggaGGACTTGGCGGGGGGCTTCCTTGA
- the LOC116265829 gene encoding uncharacterized protein LOC116265829: MALKVVDCSRREHARVPHCSSSRKGKRTKEVILLSEEEDDSDHAEKLKTRKRSSNVQKDSDDDDYSHYDGHDDWYNYQDDDEEEGGGFGGIAGLGGGRFGGGGELGGLGSGFGGGAGAGGGLGGGGSHGFRGGGGLSGLGGGFGGGAGGGFKSICNDQSHISSIYREPPNVFIDAIYEHAERNCLPI, translated from the exons ATGGCACTCAAA gTAGTGGATTGTTCAAGAAGGGAGCATGCAAGAGTTCCCCATTGCTCAAGTAGTAGAAAAGGCAAGAGAACCAAAGAAGTCATTCTCTTGAGCGAAGAGGAGGATGACAGTGATCATGCAGAGAAGCTCAAGACAAGAAAGAGGAGTTCGAATGTGCAGAAAG ATTCAGATGATGATGACTATAGTCATTATGATGGTCATGATGACTGGTATAATTATCaagatgacgatgaagaagaaggtggaggcttTGGTGGCATTGCTGGACTAGGTGGTGGACGGTTCGGTGGTGGTGGCGAACTTGGTGGCCTTGGCAGTGGCTTTGGGGGTGGAGCTGGTGCAGGAGGTGGGCTAGGTGGAGGTGGTAGTCATGGTTTTCGAGGAGGCGGTGGACTCAGTGGCCTAGGTGGTGGATttggtggtggtgctggtggaGGATTTAAATCAATTTGCAATGACCAGTCTCACATTTCATCTATTTATAGAGAACCACCAAATGTTTTCATTGATGCTATATATGAACATGCTGAGAGAAATTGTTTACCAATTTAA